One genomic segment of Coffea arabica cultivar ET-39 chromosome 6e, Coffea Arabica ET-39 HiFi, whole genome shotgun sequence includes these proteins:
- the LOC113693254 gene encoding uncharacterized protein: MGLGNTIVEKNESSNQDRAKPMIFFRHHLDEGLKSEYLTVKDPLVLWRDLKERFDHLKLVVLPKARYDWLHLRLQDFKSVNEYNSVMFRITSQLSLCGEKVTDEDMLEKTFSTFHVSNMLLQQQYREKGFKKYSELIACLLLAGQNNELLLKNHESRPTGASPFPEANAIQFQNSGRGRGRGRRGGRGGGRGRGRGRGRDRNKFVPRENFNRGKQQNVFQKRENNYDQKNEEKKVYEEKCYRCGMEDHWSRTCRTAEHLVDLY, translated from the coding sequence ATGGGTCTTGGTAATACTATTGTGGAAAAAAATGAATCCTCAAACCAAGACCGTGCCAAACCTATGATTTTTTTTCGTCATCATTTAGATGAAGGATTAAAATCAGAGTATCTTACTGTTAAAGATCCTCTTGTCCTTTGGCGAGATTTGAAAGAAAGATTCGACCACCTGAAGTTGGTCGTTCTTCCAAAAGCCCGATATGATTGGCTTCACTTACGGCTGCAAGATTTTAAATCTGTCAACGAATATAATTCAGTCATGTTCAGAATCACTTCTCAATTATCATTATGTGGCGAAAAAGTCACTGATGAAGATATGTTAGAGAAAACATTTTCTACTTTTCATGTCTCTAACATGCTCCTGCAGCAGCAATATCGAGAGAagggatttaaaaaatattctgaacTTATTGCATGTCTTCTCTTGGCTGGACAAAACAATGAATTGTTGCTGAAAAATCATGAGTCCCGACCAACTGGTGCAAGTCCATTCCCTGAAGCGAATGCGATCCAATTTCAAAATTCtggtcgaggtcgtggacgtggccgtagAGGTGGCCGTGGAGGAGGTcgcggacgtggtcgtggccgtggacgTGATCGTAATAAATTTGTGCCTCGTGAAAATTTTAACCGTGGCAAACAACAAAATGTTTTCCAAAAGAGGGAAAATAACTACGatcagaaaaatgaagaaaagaaagtttatgaagaaaaatgctaCCGGTGTGGTATGGAAGATCATTGGTCCCGTACCTGTCGTACGGCTGAGCATCTTGTTGACCTCTATTAA